One genomic segment of Ipomoea triloba cultivar NCNSP0323 chromosome 9, ASM357664v1 includes these proteins:
- the LOC116030151 gene encoding cytokinin riboside 5'-monophosphate phosphoribohydrolase LOG7-like: MEAEKRSSSRFMRICVFCGSSSGKKTTYQEAAIELGKELVEKRIDLVYGGGNVGLMGLVSQAVHDGGRHVIGVIPRCLISREITGETIGEVRAVSDMHQRKAEMARQADAFIALPGGYGTLEELLEVITWAQLGIHQKPVGLLNVDGYYNSLLSFIDKAVDEGFISPTARGIIVSAPTAKQLVTQLEEYVPQYDEIVSKLIWEEVGIED; encoded by the exons ATGGAGGCAGAGAAAAGATCATCCAGCAGGTTCATGAGAATTTGTGTCTTTTGTGGGAGCAGTTCTGGGAAGAAAACTACCTATCAAGAGGCTGCAATTGAGTTAGGCAAAGAActg GTGGAGAAAAGGATTGATTTGGTGTATGGAGGTGGGAACGTGGGTCTGATGGGTCTCGTTTCTCAGGCAGTTCATGATGGGGGGCGCCATGTTATAGg AGTGATTCCAAGGTGCCTCATATCCAGAGAG ATAACTGGGGAAACAATTGGAGAAGTAAGAGCTGTATCAGATATGCATCAGAGGAAAGCTGAGATGGCCCGGCAAGCTGATGCCTTCATTGCCCTCCCTG GTGGCTATGGCACCCTTGAAGAACTACTTGAAGTCATCACATGGGCTCAGCTCGGAATCCACCAAAAACCC GTGGGGCTGCTGAATGTGGATGGTTACTACAATTCATTGTTGTCGTTTATCGACAAGGCCGTTGATGAAGGCTTTATCTCCCCAACAGCACGTGGCATTATCGTGTCGGCTCCAACTGCCAAACAGTTGGTCACACAACTTGAG GAATATGTTCCGCAGTACGATGAAATAGTGTCCAAGTTGATCTGGGAAGAGGTTGGAATTGAAGACTAA
- the LOC116030148 gene encoding 2-Cys peroxiredoxin BAS1, chloroplastic, which yields MACTATSTALISSKPRATISPNSFANHSHTLAVPSSFTALRHCKPFVSRVPRLLSSRSAQPKHRSFVVRASSELPLVGNQAPDFEAEAVFDQEFINVKLSEYIGKKYVILFFYPLDFTFVCPTEITAFSDRYEEFQKLNTEVLGVSIDSVFSHLAWVQTDRKSGGLGDLNYPLISDVTKSISKSYNVLIPDQGIALRGLFIIDKEGVIQHSTINNLAIGRSVDETLRTLQALQYVQENPDEVCPAGWKPGEKSMKPDPKLSKEYFSAVL from the exons ATGGCTTGCACCGCTACTTCCACGGCTCTCATTTCCTCCAAGCCTAGGGCCACCATTTCCCCCAATTCCTTCGCTAACCACTCTCACACCCTCGCTGTTCCTTCCTCCTTCACTGCTCTCCGCCACTGCAAGCCCTTCGTCTCCCGTGTCCCTCGCTTGCTCTCTTCTCGCTCCGCTCAGCCCAAACATCGCAGCTTTGTCGTCCGCGCCTCC AGTGAACTTCCATTGGTAGGGAATCAAGCACCTGACTTTGAGGCTGAGGCTGTTTTTGATCAGGAATTCATCAAT GTTAAACTATCCGAATACATTGGGAAGAAGTATGTGATTCTCTTTTTCTACCCACTGGACTTCACATTTGTTTGTCCAACTG AAATCACTGCTTTCAGTGACCGCTATGAGGAATTTCAGAAGTTAAACACGGAAGTTTTGGGTGTATCCATAGACAGTGTG TTCTCTCATCTTGCATGGGTCCAAACTGATAGAAAATCTGGGGGTTTGGGCGACCTGAACTATCCGTTGATTTCTGATGTGACCAAATCAATTTCAAAATCTTACAATGTGCTGATTCCAGATCAG GGAATTGCGCTAAGGGGACTCTTCATTATTGACAAGGAGGGAGTTATTCAACACTCTACCATAAACAATCTTGCCATTGGCAGAAGCGTTGATGAAACGTTGAGAACCCTCCAG GCATTGCAGTATGTCCAGGAGAATCCCGACGAGGTGTGCCCTGCTGGATGGAAGCCTGGGGAGAAGTCGATGAAGCCCGACCCCAAACTAAGCAAGGAGTACTTTTCAGCTGTATTATAA